The following is a genomic window from Penaeus chinensis breed Huanghai No. 1 chromosome 7, ASM1920278v2, whole genome shotgun sequence.
TTGTGCttcaggaaaggaaaacaaagcctCCACCAGGATTATTTTAGCAAGATAAAAATCGTCAACCTTCTTGGAGATGTATCAACAAATATGCAAGGGGGAGGCTAGTTGGCCTTCACCAGAGCATGAAGCATGGAGACCTTGGTGTTGCTTCATGGGGTTTTATTTAAAACAATTAACAGGGTTTCTCTACATTAACCTGTCATTTACGTATAGTACCatatttcacattttatttttatgtgtagttgctgttcctctttattttttcatggACACATTTTATTCACCAtatctgtttttccttccttcttcttcttcttcctgctctttatcttctttttctttattcttctagaGTTCAGATTATGTTCCACTATATATTTGATTAGCCTTCATTTCCCATGACatatttttgttaaattttgTGTGTGATACTAATGGGTTTCTCAGTGATGTCCAGTGGAGTCTGATTTTCATTTCCTATGTAGACCTTTCTAATATGTGTGTTAAATCCTTTGGTTTTCATCAGTATttgtatacacaaaatacacccTTGTACTAGCAATTCCAGTCTTGTTAAGGTGATGCTAATGTTGCCTTTTCAAGTACCAGAATTACTGATAAGTAGCTTCACAGAAATATTGCATGTGTAATATGTGAACGCACACAACAGGAAAATATTTTCTGCTTTCAGAATGGTGAAAGATTTTGCCGCAGTCAATAACCAAGAGCAGATTAGCCGGCTGATACGAGTCCTGGAGGAGTTTGCGATGTCTCATAACCCTCATACCAGAAAAGGTGGACTTATAGGACTGGCTGCCGTTGCCATTGGACTTGGGACTAGGGTATGGCATTtagttttttgttgatgttttgtgtgtttctttaatATCTTATTTCTAGGAATATCTGAAATGTTTTCTTACGAATTTAATAAggattatataataaaatgtgtatctacctatactataattgttatattctctaatcaattacatacatatatgtgtgtgtgtgtgtgtgtgtatgtgtgtgtgtgtgtgtgtgtgtgtatgtgtgtgtatgtgcgtgtgtgtgtgtgtgtgtgtgtgtgtgtgtgtgtgtgtgtgtgtgtatgtgcgtgtgtgtgtgtgtgtgtgtgtgtgtgtgtgtgtgtgtatgtgtgtgtatgtgcgtgtgtgtgtgtgtgtgtgtgtgtgtgtgtgtgtgtgtgtgtgtgtgtatgtatgtatgtatgtatgtacatgtgtttatatatatgtatatataatatacatatatatatatgcatatatacatatatatacatatacatatatacatgtatatatgtatatgcatatacatatatacatatatatatatatgcatatatatatatatatatatatatatatatatagatatagatatgcatatagatatatatatgtgtgtgtgtgtgtgtgtttatttatttatttttatatatatatatatatatatatatatacatatatacacacacacacacacatacacacacacacacacacacacacacacacacacacacacacacacacacacacacacacacacacacacacacacacacacacacacatatacatacatacatacatacatatatatatatatatatatataaatgtatatttatgtatatgtatacttactgAGTGTTTGAAAATGATATTATGTATTGGtctttgttgtcattttcattttcatgtgatTATGATATAAGATTTCATCCCTTCAGTAAACATATAATCATCAGTCCTAACTAGAGAGAGATCATCACTGGAGATTTTAGCCAGCATTCTTTTACAGGGCATTGGGCCATACATTCAAGAGCTCGTCAATCCCATTTTGGCTTGCTTCACCGATGGTAACCCTAATGTGAGGTATTATGCATCTGAGTCTCTGTACAATGTTGTCAGAGTCTCAAGGGGCACCGTGCTGTCGCAGTTCAACGACATTTTCACCATTCTGGTCCGCTTGGCCATGGACGCAGACCAGAATGTGAAGAATGGCTCGGAGATGCTTGATAGGATAATGAAGGTTAGTAcaatgtgtttttgtatttgtgatttttcttgctttttttttttctattttacccctttttttttctttctatctttctttctttctttctttctttctttcttttatcttttcttgtctttttttctattcttctttttctgtggttttcttttattttccttttgatctCTGTTGAAAGCTGTAATTAGGAAACATAAATCCAATGCCTACATCCTTCATATACACCAATTTTTCCTCTTAATTCTTACATACAGGATATAGTCACAGAGAGCGCCTCGTTTGATCTGGTCGCGTTCATCCCAGTTCTGCGAGAGAAACTTTACTCCAACAACCACTGGGCACAGACGCTCGTGGTGTCCTGGGTGTCCGTACTCCACACCGTCCCTGACGTAGACACACTTTCCTTCTTGTCCGAAATCTTAGATGGATTATTCTTCATTCTCGAGGCTCCTAAGCCAGAGGTCAAGAAGATGTGAGTTGATTGATTTGTTGTTGAACTGTTGaagataaatttgtgtgtgtgtgtgtgtgtgtgtgtgtgtgtgtgtgtgtgtgagtgagtgagtgtgtctgtgtctacgtgtgcgtgtgcgtgtgcgtgtgtatgtgtgtgtgtgtgtgttttctattggCTGAGGATTTTACTTAGACAGTAGTCTGACAAAAATACCTGCACAAGATACCAGCAAACTGTGATGAAAAAGCTTCATAATTTTTTCCACTGAATATTGACATTGTTGAATCTTCTTAGGTGTGAGGTTGTAATTGGCGAGTTTCTTGTGAGCATCAAGAAAGCACCTGCAAGAGTTAAGTTTGGTGACATGATCAACATCCTCATCACTCATGCACAGTCAAATGATCAGCTGGTTCAGGTAGGTTAGTGTGTGTTTTGTCTACATTTTTCAGTGATTTTTTCTTGACAGGTTCAGTAGTAAATTTTTGCAAGAGGGTTgtttaaattataaaaattaattgTAATGCTTAAAGTCTTGTAAGGAAATACCATGTTGCAGAATTACGGGAAATTACTAATgacttttctctgtctcctttcataGTTCATTGCCCTCACATGGATTAATGAATTTGTGACTCTCTCTGGACGTGTGATGCTGCCCCATACATCAGGCATTCTCACTGCCACTTTGCCTTGCCTGGCACTGGATGACCCAACTTATGCAAGTAAGGCTTTAAAAAAATGTCTGTTACTTTGGAAGACAGTGATTGGTGTAATTATTTTCAAGTCACTTGTTTTGTGAGTAATGTGGTTGTAACGGCTATTCTTCCAGGCTAAAGTTCTCCGTCtattaaatatttattgaaaCAGTATAGATAGCAGTCAAGTTGTAGTGAACAAGATGTTTAATCATGTATCTGAAGCAAGAAATCACAGATTTGTGAGAGAttactttgtatattttttttaaatgttgatcAGCCGTCAGATGTTATAAACTTCAAATTTGAATATGGAAGGTTTTTCTACATCTTATTGACCTCAGACCTGCTACTGCTTTATTTACTGCATTATCCAGTCATACATGTAACTGTCAAACATACAGGTTCTGAAGTTGTGTCAGAtatgtaattttaaaatatacattttcataaaatCGTGATCCTAGAGATGTGGAATAAGTCCTCTCGACGATCAGTAAGGAAAGGTTGATAATGGCCCCAAGTAATACAACGATAACGATGTATAACTAGTGTGGGATGTCAAGAGTGAAGTCACTTATAAAGCAGTCCTCATACAGTACCACATGGTTTAAACACATGCCgccaaggaaaatgaataaaagatggggaaaatgctgtgttcttttcttatatttttctgtaatgtctctgcacatagatggctctgctaatgcttaggcacaaaggagtcaattagtagaccttgtggcctTACCTAATATCagttttccttgaattggcaggaaaaatgtatttattactaatgctatgaatatcaatggtgttatttttattataaaaattttaattactgtaatgttataaacattaataacagcaaaataagataatgtaaaatattttcataaatcaaggaaaagggtaattggctcatttgtgacttagtacaagtgaagccatctgtgtgaaaaaacaattaaacaagtaaactcatagtggacatggcacgtacgtacatgccatacccattgGCATTGGGTTTAGTAATTTCTCTTTGTTAGTAAGGAGAGGGGTTCTAGAGGTTCACATAAGTTTGAGTAACATAATCAAAACTGAACCTCATCTGGAGTATGTACAGATCTACTTGAAGACTGAAGTGGGAAGATGCATCAGACATCTTGTTGCACTGTATCTGGAAGCTTAATGTGCTGTTGCTTTTCAAAGTTTTATTGCCCATGTATCCTGAAAAGTACagtatttcccttctctccagaAACTCGTGCACTGGCAGAAGATGTCAGTTCAAGGTTGATGGAGTTGATTACGATAGAAGATGACAGAGAGGGCCCTGAGGGATCAGCTGACACCTCAAaggaagcatcatcatcatccacctcaGGCGGTATGACATTTTTTCATTACTTTGGACCCTTAGATAATTATTTCAAGCATTGTTCTACTTTATTAACTGTTAGTATGCTTAGTAGTTTTGTGAATTTACAAGATTTgatgtttatctgtgttttttttttcagaagttaATAATCAAGGTCTTGACCTTGGTTCGGTAATGGAGGTGCTTCTCAAACAGTTACGAAACACACCCGTTCCTTGTAAAACAGCAGTCCTGCGCTGGATATATCATCTCCACAATAAGATTCCTAATAAGGTAATGAATTTTTATGCAGTAGATGTGACCTTTATGGTTCATAATGGTCTGTAATATAGCCATAGTAGAATGTGTACTACATAGATATTTTACTTGAAAAAGGTCCAAGATATaagtaatatgaaatatatatataattatagacataTCTTTAGTAACTGTCTGTGAGAGGTTCATCTTGAAAAgtatatgtttaattatttcaCATATATTAAAAATGGAAGCTGTCAAGTAATATTTTTCATAGACTCAAAAAGAACATACTAGTTCTAAACATGACAGAAAATTGTATTTCATAAACCACTACCACATCCTTTGGCAGATGTGTCGTTATCTAGAAGAACTGTTCCACGTCCTGCTGCGGACTCTCTCAGACCCATCAGACGAAGTGGTTCTCTTGGTCATTCAGGTGCTGGCGCAGATTGCATCCACTACCAATCAGCCACATGCCGCTGCCACTCAGGGTaactttattatttctgttagttgcatttttattcttattattctttcttttatgtatgtgtgtgtgtgtgtgtgtgtgtgtttgtgtgtttgtgtgtttgtgtgtttgtgtgtttgtgtgtttgtgtgtttgtgtgtttgtgtgtgtgtgtgtgtgtgtgtgtgtgtgtgtgtgtgtgtgtgtgtgtgtgtgtgtgtgtgtgtgtgtgtgtgtgtgtgtgtgtgtgtgtagatgagtgCACTGAAGTATCTGCTTGGCATCTGTGGagcattatatattaattttctttctttatattcatctaCTGTTGTTGGACATCACAGCGTTATAGATGATAAATGCTTAGTTCTCTTATATTCTTTTCATCTTCAAGTtattgaaggagaggaaagaaatagtGTGGACGAGTACTTCACAAGATTTCTCCAgaacctccttcacctcttcgcAACAGAGCGGAACTTACTGGAGGACAGAGGACCCTTTATTATCAGGTAACagttaattttcattttacttgTTATTTACCTGTACTTTTTTATCCAAGAGAAGCTGTGAACCTCATAGCAAATTCGTCATAATCTTTGGTAGTGATGTTGACGTGTGAGGTTGGAATTATGTGGCTTGTTTGATAATATGTTTAATAGACCAAGGGAATTTCAATCTAATAAATTTTGTAGATGATTGTCAGGCAAGTTTTGGGAGGagtttgtattttattataaatcaacaaaggagactaatgattattatattgctcttcattaaataaaaagaagtgaTGTTGATAAGAAGTAACAACATCAGTtcctcaaattattttttttatataagtttcTCTAATTCACATTGATATTAATTCTTCAGCACTAATAAAAATCattctgtaaaaaaaatgttgatgattaagtaaaattcattattataatcggttTCTCTTTTCCAGACAACTTTGTGTAATGTTGAGTGCTGAGGACATCTATAGAACTTTAGCTGAACTTCTGCAGAAGGAAGAAAATCTAACTTTTGCTTCAGAAATGGTGCAGACTTTATCGTCAATTCTTTTAACCTCTAAGGAACTTTTTTCTCTGCGGTTACAGCTGAAGGATCTGTCGACTGTAGTAAGGCATATCTTGCTTTAAGTAATTAATTTTTGCCATATTGAAGAGATAGTTAGATTTGTTAGCATGTTAGATTTAGATTCATTAATAATGTTCTTGCTTACTATCTTTTCCCGATTTAGAATCATGAATAGAGAGAAGAATGTTACGAATTGCTATATGGACTCTTAGTTTAACTATATAATTATTTTGCTGTTTACGAGAAATATATTATGATGTAGTCTTTGGATTAATATTCACTTAGTCAAGCTATTGTACTATCCATCTTTATAGTAAGATTTTTATAATTAGTCATCATATGTGGGAGGATGGAGTAGCCCAGCAAGATTGTCTTCAGAATAGAAACTTTTTACTCTGGAACAATAGAATGTGCTGTTATACTTATCTTTCCACTATCAGTAAATACGGTCATCTACATGATGTAGATGTACTGTTTATATCTACCATTCCAGTCAATTTTTCTTTCAGCCAGACTTGTAgtgtagcaattttttttttctttcttttttttatttatttgtttatatatcatttatttatttccatcctATGATTCCTCAGGAGAACTGTGAACTGTTTGTGAAGCTGTATCGATCATGGAGTCACAATCCGGTGGCAACACTGACTCTGTGTCTACTCACGCAGAATTATTCTCATGCGGCCGCTCTGGTTCACGCTTTGTATCCTTTTCTACCTACGAGCACTGTTATTAAATATTGGTTTATGATTCAGAGTTCATGTACGAGGATAATTGAATTTTCATTCTTGTATCGAgctcattttgttattttgtaatgCAAAGAAAATGTGGTTTGGTTTGAATTGATCATCTTTTAGAAATTAAAtaggtatttgtattttttgtctttccttgtaATATTATTCAGAATCAGAAGACTAGACTTTCTAAATTTTTGTATTTGGGGTCATAGAAGTTACAGAGAAATTCCTTAATTCTTTATTAAAGTGGAGACATTGAAGTCACAACAGACTTCCTTGTGGAGGTAGACAAGTTGGTTCAACTTGTAGAATCTCCAATATTCACATGTAAGTAGTTTTACAAAATAatgtattattttgtctttttatcttttatcaatgTTTggtgcaaaatatatatttattttattcaacgTCAGTAAAATTGTTTAAAAAATTTGTGTGATATTAATTATCAGCCCACTTTCCAGGCACTGCTATTCTTTCCAaacaccctttctcttccttttctgttccaTCTCAATGTCTCTCCTTCCcagcctcattttttttttttctctcatgactcttttgaatttatttttcttctttttcttcttcttttttctcttctcttctcttgtctcctctcctctcctctctctgatggtttcctctttttgtccatttttttcctctcctgttttttctttgacttttgcttccattattctttctttttctcttctcttacctcaTAATATCACTAATATCCCCTTTGTTCTTTCCTTTCACTTCCATTTATCCATTTCATCTATGCCTGGCAGTTCTTGCTAATATaatttgctctcttctctcccccttctttagtTTTACCTgtcaatctttttttctcttactcttcttctttctcgctgCTATCACTTGTATGCATCAATTTGTTTCTCTCGTAACATATTATCGTAACTGCACCTCTGTCCTCATACAGATCTTCGGCTGCAACTCCTGGACCCAGTTGGACACTCTGCCTTGGTCGAGACACTGTATGGCCTGCTGATGCTTCTGCCTCAGAGTGATGCCTTCACACTCCTGCGATGTCGTCTCAACTGTGTTCCCCCTTCGCACTTGTTGAAGTATGTTTACAAGAACAGAACAAGGAATCTTATCCAAGTTGTGAAATGCTCACCATCTgtaaatgtttattatttatggAGACATATAGTTAATGGGTTTTGATATCAGTCAATTGTGTAGTTTATTTCAAAGGAAGATTTGTATCATTATAGCATGGTGaaggatgttaataattatgTAGGCTTGTAATAGAGGAAATGTTTAAGGTAATGAACTTGCAATAATTACATGTCTTTAGTGATTTATacatgtttcatatttttttgtaatcattCCTAAGTAGATGAATTAAGTAGACTTTGAACCTTTGAGGCATAGTATTTATCTAGcactttattatttatctaattgtATGATGTCTTAATAACAGTATTTGATAATGTCTTACTTACAGGCACACACATGGGAAAAGCGAGAATCGGAAGTTAGCAAGCAACATCGACTTTGAGGAGCTACTTACACACTTCTGCACAATGCAAGACAAACATCGCAAATATAAACACCAGAAAATCAAGCAAAGGTTGCAGTCGAGTATAGAGCCCTCTTCAAGACACCAGAATTAGCGACCGAGTGTACTGTGTTCATAGGAGGCTGAAAGGTAAAGGAAAAGCAAATGAGAACAATGAAAGTATGAGAGCATGGCATTATTGGGGCGAGATAAATTGTGAATGAGTGGGGGGAGAAATACAGGTAGAGAGATAAGACTGATCAGTACACACACTACACAGATGGACAgactcataaacacatatatacagagactgAGTGAAAAGAAATGGAGATGGATTTGAAGAGCAAGCAAGAAAAATAGAGGGTAAGAGAGTGATTGAAAATGTGAGTAAGtcggtgggtgagtgtgtgcaagcaagagagagcaaagctacaaaataagaaagagacagataaatagagagacagagaggtgagaaaataagaataaaatacctGTTTGTTGATAACAGTATTATAATTGAATGCACCTGCTGTTAATTATTCAGTAGTTCAAGCTTTGAACAAGCGGACAGGTTTTTCTTATATAGTTTATTGCAGGAATGGTTAtcttgctgatgatgataatgatgaatagtatgtcttgttttattttgctttctgcCATTTACTAGATATCAGTTTAAGTAAGAACAGAGCACTTATACAATCTGTGGTTCTTAGCTGTGTGAGAGAATATGTAGactttacacatacatttaaatagcTGACTATATAGATTGATTCTCtcattatacattcatattttgcttatacagtatatatgtatatgcattttcaacatattcatatacaaatgtatatcaaTTGCATTCAGAAATATTTCGAAGGGTCTACATATATCCTGACAGACAGAACTTTGACGGGTTCGTTATTAAATAAGTTTCCTTGATTTTCTTcatatgtgtgagtttatgtactgtatgtgtttgcaaatatatatatatatatatatatatatatatatatatatatatatatatatatatatatataattataaaattataaaattataaaattttgtatatattcagAGTAATGGCAAATCATTGACAATAAATTGCCAAGAGCTTCAGGCTTGTTTAGCACGAATTTTTCTTACCAACCAAAAAAAATATTAGGTAGATTTATACTTCTTATGCCAGTATGTGAGTCTGTTACTGCAGAGTTTGTTTGAAACATTCCTTTACACTTATAATGTTGTTTGTGACCAAGTAaaatttttattcctttatctgcCTTGTGCCTGATCATCCTTCTGTTTATCCTTAATCCTATAATTTCTCACCTTGGTCCTGTTTTATGTCCTTGTAGCAAATGtaaaacatttgaaaaatatgtatttaGTATAAGTAATTTCTCCTGTGATGAAAATCCAATTTGCAGAAGTTGTAAAGTGGTTTTGTCATACGTGAAAGCACACATGATGATCTAACTTTTAAGGATTGTGAGGAATATTTTACTGTATTGGAACTGACCTCAAAGAGCACATTCTTGTAAATTGTTTACATAGTCCAGTATGCCCAATTGCTTGATTGGTTAGCCATTTGATGACTTAAAATTTTCTGCTGTCAATATCTAAGGTCAGCAAGACATACCTTGAGTAATCCcaagatatttatttttaaatctatGACTAAATTgctaaaatgtaaaaaaacaaaactgttCAGTCTGTTGTGTACTCATGTTCAGAAGTTATTGGCATGTGtgtttcataaatacatatgtatgtacgccaGGTACGAGTCTTATTTCAGTCAAGACAGTTTATCTTGATAGCAGACACACCAGTGTAATGTTGAGATTATGATTAAATTATTTGGATAAATGTTAGTGTGGCTTATGCATATAATGAGCTCTTAAAGGTTTAATTTAGTCGTTCTTTTTAGCATCCTTATGATTGGttatgtgattttctttttccttgttcctaaagaaaataaagacattgCAAACACTCCAAGGAAAATAAAGCATTCTTGTATTTCAATCTACTATTTATTCACCCGAGTATTTATGTGCTAACAAAAAGACTGGATATAAAAATATGTGGTCAAGAGAAAGACTGTGCACATCTCATCAAACTCCCTGCCTACATCCAGTACTGCATATCAGTCATTCTCGAACtagatattataaatattctCAATTCCAGATGTAATccaggcaattttttttttcttttttttttcttttttctttttttttccaaggggGGCATGATTGATCTCCCCTTGGCCAAAATACAAGCCAATAAACACTTGTACTATAGTACTAGGCAGGCAAATGCTGCAATAAGAGGATGACCCAAGCTAATGAGATTTAGTTCCACAAGCGTATATGTTGCCATTGCAGCTACTTTTACCATGATTGCTCTTGAGGCTTACATTAAAAACCACGAAACATGCACCACAACCTCACTGGCAATGGAGAACAGATTATACTGTGGAGTCGATATTGCTGTCTGcctccagaaaaaaaatgaaacacacgAAAAACAAATTCACAGAGGAATACTAAAGACCCTTCCACATCCATAACAAATAGAAGCATGCTACTTAGTTGCCTAAATCATATAATCAAAGCTATAAAACAAAGTGTTCAACAGAGGGAGTTCCCACAAGAACAATAGAATATTcttgaattacatttttttttttttcttcttaataaacTGATCACAAACTGTGACAAAACATTATGCCTTGACAATAATACAACTTACTTCACagatgtaaataaaaagaaacatggacaatgttaaaacctttttttttttttttttttttaaccaatttgGACTTGTAATTCCATTAGAAATttccaataataattaataaaaaaaagt
Proteins encoded in this region:
- the LOC125027370 gene encoding protein VAC14 homolog; the encoded protein is MSDRDYSPLSSACVRALSDKLYDKRKAAALEIEKMVKDFAAVNNQEQISRLIRVLEEFAMSHNPHTRKGGLIGLAAVAIGLGTRGIGPYIQELVNPILACFTDGNPNVRYYASESLYNVVRVSRGTVLSQFNDIFTILVRLAMDADQNVKNGSEMLDRIMKDIVTESASFDLVAFIPVLREKLYSNNHWAQTLVVSWVSVLHTVPDVDTLSFLSEILDGLFFILEAPKPEVKKMCEVVIGEFLVSIKKAPARVKFGDMINILITHAQSNDQLVQFIALTWINEFVTLSGRVMLPHTSGILTATLPCLALDDPTYAKTRALAEDVSSRLMELITIEDDREGPEGSADTSKEASSSSTSGEVNNQGLDLGSVMEVLLKQLRNTPVPCKTAVLRWIYHLHNKIPNKMCRYLEELFHVLLRTLSDPSDEVVLLVIQVLAQIASTTNQPHAAATQVIEGEERNSVDEYFTRFLQNLLHLFATERNLLEDRGPFIIRQLCVMLSAEDIYRTLAELLQKEENLTFASEMVQTLSSILLTSKELFSLRLQLKDLSTVENCELFVKLYRSWSHNPVATLTLCLLTQNYSHAAALVHAFGDIEVTTDFLVEVDKLVQLVESPIFTYLRLQLLDPVGHSALVETLYGLLMLLPQSDAFTLLRCRLNCVPPSHLLKHTHGKSENRKLASNIDFEELLTHFCTMQDKHRKYKHQKIKQRLQSSIEPSSRHQN